The following is a genomic window from Pedobacter sp. KBS0701.
AGAAAGATTTTACACTTGCGCTGAGAGATCTGAAATCAGCAGAATGGCTGGCCAACTCCATTAAAACCACCCAGTATAAAACACAGATTAAAGATGCCAGGGAAATGATTGCCAGCAAAACCACCAGTAAAAAGGTAAACCCCAGCTAATTTAAGTACATATTTTCCATAAATTTTCCTCAATTACCTAAACATAGTCTTCAGGGGCCTGTAACTGACTAAATTTTGGCTATTTACTAAAACAAAAAATAACCCTCAACGTTCTACATAAGAAATTGTTAAATAAAAAGCTTTTAGTTAGATTTGATAAAGTTTTAACAAGAGACAGTAATAATGCTGTCTCTTTTTTGTTTTTTTGCTAAAATGGTATCATATTGGCTATATAGAATTGGAAATGGATTTTAAATCATTTAAAGAGATGTTAAAGAGAATATTTTTTGTAATTTTTACTGCGGCAGTACTTGCTTGTCATGCTGCACCTAAAACTCAGCCAATGGTTGAGGGGGTTACCAATGTGAAACCTGATGAGCAGCAACAACTTGTTATAAAAGAGGTTGTAAATTTGATCGAGAGTTACAATTATAAAAAAATTCAGATCAACGATTCTATTTCTTCGATCATTTTAGATAAGTATATCAAGTCTCTGGATCAGGGCAAAAATTACTTCCTGGCATCGGATATCAAGGAATTTGAGAAATACAGATATACCCTGGATGATGATTTTAAAAATGGCGATCTGAGCGGACCATTTTTCATTTATAACATTTACGCCAAAAGACTAAACGAATATTTCACTTATTCTCTGGCTCAGATTAAAACAAAATTCGATTTTAATCAAAATGACAGTTATGTATATGACAGAGAAAAGCAGCCCTGGGCAACTTCTTCAACAGCATTAAATGATACCTGGAAAAAACGTGTTAAATACGAATTAATCAACTTAAATTTAGCTGGCACAGCTGAAGCAAAGAATGTAGAAACATTAACAAAACGTTATCAAAACCTACAATCGCAAACTTCAAAAACCAATAATCAAGATGTTTTCCAGATTTTGATGGATGCTTTTACAGAATCGATTGATCCGCATACCAATTATTTTAATCCAACTAATGCCGCAGCATTTAACGAAGATATGTCTCGTTCTTTTGAAGGCATCGGTGCCCGCTTACAATTAGAAAATGAGGTGGTTAAAATTTCAGAAATTATTGCTGGTGGGCCTGCTTTTAAAGGCAAGCAGCTGAGTGCAGGCGATCGTATCATTGCCGTAGCCCAGGGTGATGGAGAATTTGTTGATGTAATAGGTTGGAGATTAGATAACACCGTATCAAAAATTAAAGGCCCAAAAGGAACTAAGGTGCGGTTAAAAGTAATCCCATCTGGAAAAGAAATGTCATCTAAACCAGTAATTATCGAATTAGTTCGTGATAAAATTGTTTTAGAAGAAACATCTGCCAAGAAAAAAGTTAAAACCATTAATAGTAATGGTAAAGAATATAAAATCGGGATTATTACTTTACCAGCGTTCTATGCAGATTTTAAAGCGGCTAACGCAGGTGATAAAAATTACAAAAGTACCACCCGCGACGTTAGAAAATTAATCGACTCGCTAAAAACTTACGATAAGGTAAATGCAATTGTAATGGATTTACGTGGAAACGGTGGTGGTTCATTGGTTGAGGCCATTTCATTAACTGGTTTATTTATCGATAGAGGTCCTGTAGTTCAGGTGAAAGATTTACGCGGTAAAATTGAAGTGGACGAGGATGAAAATAGCGGCGTAACCTGGGATGGGCCTTTTGGTGTAATTGTAGACCGTTTAAGTGCATCAGCATCTGAAATTTTCGCCGGTGCAATACAAGATTATGGCCGCGGGATTATTATGGGTAGCCAAACTTATGGTAAAGGTACCGTTCAATCTTCTATCGATTTAAATAAACTGGTAAACCCAAGTATGCTGCAAAGGGTAGCAGGGTTAATTTCTAAAGATAAAACCGTTGGCACATCTCCAAGCGGAGCAAGTCCTGCTGACATCAACTTAGGTCAGATTAACCTAACCATGGCTAAATTTTACCGTGTAGCAGGGAGCAGCACTCAGCATAAAGGTGTAACACCTGATATTGTTTTCCCTTCTGTTTATCCGATGGATAAAATTGGAGAAGATACTGAATCATCTGCCTTACCATGGGATGTTATTCCAAGTTCTAACTTTAAAGCAGTTGCAAATCTTACCCCTGTTAAAGCACAATTGATTAAAAACAGTGAGCAGCGTATTGCGAACTCCTTGGATTTTAAATACCTGAAACAAGATATTGCAGACCTTAAAAAACGTGACAACGAAGTTTCTGTAACTTTAAATGAGGCAAAACTTAAAGCTGAACGCGATGCTCAGGAAGCTAAAACACTTGCCAGACAAAATGAATTAAGGGCACTCAGAGGATTGCCAGCCATTAAAAAAGGCGATAAAATTACTAAGCAGGACGCTTTCGATTTCATTGAAGATGAATCGTTAAAAGTAATGGGCGATTTTATGCAACAATCCGGAAACTATGTGATGAATTTAGGCGTGATGCCAAAGAATAACTAAGGAATCTATTCCAACGAAAAAGGCCGTTTTAGTTTATACTAAAGCGGCCTTTTTTATATTAGATTTCAGAGTTGTCAACTTTAATGATCAATTCTATGTGAAGTTGACAACGCTAAAGGCGTATTATGCCTCAATTGGAATTTCGTGGTGTCGGATATTTCTATCCGACACTAAACAATTTTAATCTATTGAACTATCAGATGGTAACTGGAATTTACTTTATCAGTCATCAGGTAACATCTTACTGCACTGCAAAAGCACTACCCTTTCTTCGCCGTTGGCTCAGTTTGTTTGTTTAACTGCATGGCCATCATTTCTTTCATGGTTTTATTCATGCCATCGGCACTACCATCAAGAAAAATAACGTTACCATCTCCATTTTCGGCAAAATGTTTAATCGATTCTGTCCACATGGTAAATAAGATTACCGAAATATCCAGATTGGCCTGTTCCATTTCCTGTGCGGCTTTGCTCATACCATGGGCAACCTCTGCACGGAACAACGCAATACCCTGTCCCCGTAATTGAGCAGCTTCACGCTCCGCTGTAGCGGCAATTTTAATCGCATTACCGTCGGCTTCTGCCGCTTTTGTTTTAGTAATCAATAATGCCTGTCCCTCATTCTCAGCCGCTGCCTTTAAGTTGTTCGAAGCTACTACACGACTCATTGAACGCATAATTTCTTCATCGAAAGTAATATCATTTAACTGAAGATCCTGAAGGTGGTAACCCCATCCGTCTAAAACCTGATCAATCTGTTCCTTAACATGAAGCACAATTTCGTTTCGCTGAGCCAATACATTTGCCTGCTTTTGCGTAGCCACATAAGCCCTGATCGAACCTTCAATAGTTCTAATTAATGCCTGCATTAAGTTAGTAGCATCAACAAATTTAAATGCTACATTTTTGATCGTTTCCTCATCCTGGTTAATTACAGAATATAAAAGCATGGCCTTGAAGTAAACATTGGCCTGATCTTGAGTTACTGCTTGAAAAGAAAGCTCTACAGAGCGGTTTTGGATCGATATCCGCGAATAAATCTGCTCTATTAAAGGGGTTTTAAAATTTAAACCTGGTCTTAAGAGCCTTTGGTACTTACCAAAAACGGTAACTACCGCAATGGTGCCCTGTTTAACGGTAACGAACGAGCTTAGCAGTATAATAACTCCTATTACTACTAAAATGTAAACGGTGTATTGCATAATTAGATTTTTTTTTGAAGTTATAAAAAAATTCATATAAACTACATCAGGCATTTTGTAGCTTTAAGTTTTCTAACTAACTTATACGTAATG
Proteins encoded in this region:
- a CDS encoding SPFH domain-containing protein, whose translation is MQYTVYILVVIGVIILLSSFVTVKQGTIAVVTVFGKYQRLLRPGLNFKTPLIEQIYSRISIQNRSVELSFQAVTQDQANVYFKAMLLYSVINQDEETIKNVAFKFVDATNLMQALIRTIEGSIRAYVATQKQANVLAQRNEIVLHVKEQIDQVLDGWGYHLQDLQLNDITFDEEIMRSMSRVVASNNLKAAAENEGQALLITKTKAAEADGNAIKIAATAEREAAQLRGQGIALFRAEVAHGMSKAAQEMEQANLDISVILFTMWTESIKHFAENGDGNVIFLDGSADGMNKTMKEMMAMQLNKQTEPTAKKG
- a CDS encoding carboxy terminal-processing peptidase; amino-acid sequence: MLKRIFFVIFTAAVLACHAAPKTQPMVEGVTNVKPDEQQQLVIKEVVNLIESYNYKKIQINDSISSIILDKYIKSLDQGKNYFLASDIKEFEKYRYTLDDDFKNGDLSGPFFIYNIYAKRLNEYFTYSLAQIKTKFDFNQNDSYVYDREKQPWATSSTALNDTWKKRVKYELINLNLAGTAEAKNVETLTKRYQNLQSQTSKTNNQDVFQILMDAFTESIDPHTNYFNPTNAAAFNEDMSRSFEGIGARLQLENEVVKISEIIAGGPAFKGKQLSAGDRIIAVAQGDGEFVDVIGWRLDNTVSKIKGPKGTKVRLKVIPSGKEMSSKPVIIELVRDKIVLEETSAKKKVKTINSNGKEYKIGIITLPAFYADFKAANAGDKNYKSTTRDVRKLIDSLKTYDKVNAIVMDLRGNGGGSLVEAISLTGLFIDRGPVVQVKDLRGKIEVDEDENSGVTWDGPFGVIVDRLSASASEIFAGAIQDYGRGIIMGSQTYGKGTVQSSIDLNKLVNPSMLQRVAGLISKDKTVGTSPSGASPADINLGQINLTMAKFYRVAGSSTQHKGVTPDIVFPSVYPMDKIGEDTESSALPWDVIPSSNFKAVANLTPVKAQLIKNSEQRIANSLDFKYLKQDIADLKKRDNEVSVTLNEAKLKAERDAQEAKTLARQNELRALRGLPAIKKGDKITKQDAFDFIEDESLKVMGDFMQQSGNYVMNLGVMPKNN